The following coding sequences are from one Catenulispora sp. GP43 window:
- a CDS encoding Rid family detoxifying hydrolase gives MPIVRIDAPKSPAGFVEQAGEAVHRALVEALGIPEADRFQVLIEHEPGHLSADRSFLGVDRSENVVLVEVTLVAGRSVQLKKTLYAAIADQLAEVGVRREDVLVCLNEVRAEDFSFGEGKAQYADALPPHLATRPAPSAPSAASSAPASIASLPFTPAVPHGGFIFVSGQVGVDPATGALRPGGVAAQFEQAVANLEAVLKASGRTLADVVRVGVYLTDMDDYAAMNDAYRKAFAEPYPARTAIGVAALPLSAAVEIDAIVADRNAR, from the coding sequence GTGCCTATCGTTCGCATCGATGCGCCCAAAAGCCCGGCGGGCTTCGTCGAGCAGGCCGGTGAGGCGGTTCACCGCGCGCTGGTCGAGGCGCTCGGCATCCCCGAGGCCGACCGCTTCCAGGTGCTCATCGAGCATGAGCCCGGCCACCTGTCAGCGGACCGGTCATTCCTCGGCGTCGACCGCTCCGAGAACGTGGTGCTGGTCGAGGTCACCCTGGTCGCGGGGCGGAGCGTGCAGTTGAAGAAGACGCTGTACGCGGCGATCGCCGACCAGCTTGCCGAGGTCGGCGTGCGGCGGGAGGACGTGCTGGTCTGTCTGAACGAGGTTCGGGCCGAGGACTTCTCGTTCGGCGAGGGGAAGGCACAGTATGCCGACGCCCTGCCGCCGCACCTGGCGACCAGACCGGCACCGTCCGCACCGTCGGCAGCGTCCTCTGCTCCGGCGTCCATCGCCTCCCTGCCCTTCACCCCGGCAGTCCCGCACGGCGGCTTCATATTCGTCAGCGGCCAGGTCGGCGTGGACCCGGCCACCGGCGCGCTGCGCCCCGGTGGCGTCGCGGCCCAGTTCGAGCAGGCGGTGGCCAACCTCGAGGCGGTACTGAAGGCTTCCGGCCGGACACTGGCCGACGTCGTGCGCGTCGGTGTCTACCTGACCGACATGGACGACTACGCCGCGATGAACGATGCCTACCGTAAAGCGTTCGCCGAGCCCTATCCGGCCCGCACCGCGATCGGCGTCGCGGCGCTGCCGCTCTCCGCGGCGGTCGAGATCGACGCGATCGTCGCCGACCGGAACGCCCGATGA
- a CDS encoding MarR family winged helix-turn-helix transcriptional regulator, which produces MNAPPEPRWLDPDERQAWLALAGVLNRLSAALDAQLRRDAGISHFEYQVLALLSEAPDRTRRMSTLAAQAEGSLPRLSQVVARMEQRGWVRRTPDPADGRYTLAIMTDDGWTKVVEAAPGHIEEVRRLVFDPLTKPQTRQLRDIGGRITRAIDRDGHVPDDQPPTAAGPAQPR; this is translated from the coding sequence GTGAACGCCCCGCCCGAGCCGCGCTGGCTCGACCCTGATGAGAGGCAGGCGTGGCTGGCCCTGGCCGGCGTCCTGAACCGGCTGTCGGCCGCGCTCGACGCCCAGCTGCGCCGAGACGCCGGGATCTCCCACTTCGAGTACCAGGTGCTGGCTCTGCTGTCAGAGGCGCCTGATCGCACCCGGCGGATGAGTACGTTGGCGGCGCAGGCCGAGGGCTCGCTTCCACGGCTGTCTCAAGTGGTCGCGCGCATGGAGCAGCGCGGCTGGGTGCGCCGCACCCCCGATCCGGCGGATGGCCGTTACACGCTGGCGATCATGACCGACGACGGCTGGACGAAGGTCGTGGAGGCCGCGCCCGGCCATATCGAGGAGGTGCGCCGGCTGGTGTTCGACCCACTGACGAAGCCGCAGACGCGCCAGCTGCGCGACATCGGCGGCCGCATCACGCGCGCCATCGACCGAGACGGCCACGTCCCCGATGATCAGCCGCCGACGGCCGCGGGGCCCGCACAGCCGCGCTGA
- a CDS encoding Nramp family divalent metal transporter — protein sequence MTTTAGHSEREPVPAEPPEGPLPSRLRGAWSALGPGLVTGASDDDPSGIATYAQAGAKFGFGLLWTALITLPLMMAIQEICDRMALATGKTLGELARAHFSRWARACIAALVVGLVIANALNVTADLVAIGSGMHLLHAGPASLWALIAGASITALIPLGGFSSIQRVFKVLCLSLLAYLLVLFVAHVPWKTVGADAVIPHVTFFKDYLALLVEVLGTTISPYLFFWQTANRVEEMRAEDAGGDEPMILSRRTTAGAKRKTGNSRFDVFAGMAFSNLIMFAIITATATAVGAHGGKDITSAAGAAEALKPVAGGMAPAVFALGFIGSGMLAIPVLAGAGSVALAGLLGRPWGLSLSVRKAPFFYVLLAVGTVGGTALTLTSIDPITLLVLSATVNGIAAAPFLIVVMIIARNRELMGASRNQGLAAALGWTTVALMSAAAIAMLALLTGL from the coding sequence ATGACGACAACGGCGGGCCACTCCGAGAGGGAGCCCGTGCCCGCCGAGCCGCCGGAGGGGCCGCTGCCCTCGCGGTTGCGCGGGGCGTGGAGCGCTCTGGGCCCGGGGTTGGTGACCGGGGCCTCGGACGACGACCCGTCGGGAATAGCCACCTACGCTCAGGCCGGAGCCAAGTTCGGGTTCGGGCTGCTGTGGACCGCGCTGATCACGCTGCCGCTGATGATGGCGATCCAGGAGATCTGCGACCGGATGGCGCTGGCCACCGGCAAAACCCTGGGTGAGCTGGCCCGAGCACACTTCAGCCGCTGGGCCCGAGCCTGCATCGCGGCCCTGGTGGTCGGCCTGGTGATCGCCAACGCCTTGAACGTCACCGCCGACCTGGTCGCGATCGGCTCCGGCATGCACCTGCTGCACGCCGGCCCCGCCTCGCTGTGGGCGCTGATCGCCGGAGCATCGATCACCGCGCTGATACCGCTCGGCGGATTCAGCAGCATCCAGCGGGTGTTCAAGGTGCTGTGCCTTTCCCTGCTCGCCTACCTCCTGGTCCTGTTCGTGGCTCACGTGCCCTGGAAGACCGTCGGCGCCGACGCCGTCATCCCGCACGTCACCTTCTTCAAGGACTACCTCGCGCTGCTGGTCGAGGTGCTGGGCACCACCATCTCCCCGTACCTGTTCTTCTGGCAGACCGCCAACCGCGTGGAGGAGATGCGCGCCGAGGACGCCGGCGGCGACGAGCCGATGATCCTGTCCCGCCGCACCACCGCCGGCGCCAAACGCAAGACCGGCAACAGCCGCTTCGACGTCTTCGCCGGCATGGCCTTCTCGAACCTGATCATGTTCGCCATCATCACCGCCACCGCCACCGCCGTGGGCGCGCACGGCGGCAAGGACATCACCAGCGCCGCCGGGGCCGCCGAAGCCCTCAAACCGGTGGCCGGCGGCATGGCCCCGGCCGTGTTCGCGCTGGGGTTCATCGGCTCGGGGATGCTGGCCATCCCGGTCCTGGCCGGCGCCGGCTCGGTTGCCCTGGCCGGGCTGCTGGGCCGGCCCTGGGGCCTGTCGCTGTCGGTCCGCAAGGCCCCGTTCTTCTACGTCCTGCTGGCTGTCGGCACTGTCGGAGGCACCGCTCTGACCCTCACCTCGATCGACCCGATCACCTTGCTGGTGCTCTCCGCCACCGTCAACGGCATCGCCGCCGCTCCGTTTCTGATCGTCGTGATGATCATCGCCCGGAACCGGGAACTGATGGGCGCCAGCCGCAACCAAGGCCTGGCCGCCGCTCTTGGCTGGACCACCGTCGCCCTCATGAGCGCCGCTGCCATCGCCATGCTCGCCCTGCTTACAGGGCTCTGA
- a CDS encoding ANTAR domain-containing protein, protein MVSDRMAMVLALLDRASAPNGAGGGLSMTACAAASTALGVDGLCAVVGTGAGGPVLAFGAQAVSAALEDLQFTLGEGPSLEAVTTGTPVLVAEVAVAAHRWPAFTGPALDLGVNAVFAFPLRIGAIDLGTLTAHRATAGPLSPGQVTDALALADAVTLTVLHSQSAEGTGLGAGLDGQPGPGWAAPATYRAEVHQATGMVSVQLGVGLAEALARLRAFAFGRDLLLAEVAADVVARRLRFDEEDR, encoded by the coding sequence GTGGTCAGCGATCGGATGGCGATGGTCCTGGCGTTGCTGGACCGTGCTTCGGCACCGAACGGTGCCGGCGGCGGGTTGTCGATGACGGCTTGCGCGGCGGCCTCGACCGCGCTCGGAGTCGACGGCCTGTGCGCCGTGGTGGGCACCGGGGCCGGAGGTCCGGTGCTGGCGTTCGGCGCTCAGGCGGTCAGCGCGGCGCTGGAGGACCTGCAGTTCACCCTCGGAGAGGGCCCCTCCCTGGAGGCCGTGACCACGGGGACTCCAGTACTGGTGGCCGAGGTGGCCGTGGCGGCGCACCGCTGGCCGGCGTTCACCGGCCCGGCTCTGGACCTGGGCGTGAACGCGGTCTTCGCGTTCCCGCTGCGGATCGGCGCGATCGACCTCGGCACGCTCACCGCCCACCGCGCCACGGCCGGGCCGTTGAGCCCCGGTCAGGTCACCGACGCCCTGGCACTGGCCGACGCCGTAACGCTCACCGTGCTGCACAGCCAATCCGCGGAAGGCACCGGCCTCGGCGCCGGCCTGGACGGCCAGCCGGGTCCGGGGTGGGCGGCCCCGGCAACCTACCGCGCGGAGGTCCACCAGGCCACAGGCATGGTCAGCGTCCAGCTCGGAGTGGGTCTGGCCGAGGCCCTGGCTCGGCTGCGGGCCTTCGCCTTCGGGCGGGATCTGCTCCTGGCCGAGGTCGCCGCCGACGTGGTGGCCCGCCGCCTGCGCTTCGACGAGGAGGACAGGTGA
- a CDS encoding GAF and ANTAR domain-containing protein translates to MPVTRERQLVETFVEVADTLVDDFDVIDFLHVLAERCVQLLDVDAAGIMLIDQRGNLHAAAASTENARLLELFELQSDAGPCIDSCRTGTPVVNADLTTNAARWPRFAEAARASGFVAVHALPLRLRETVIGALNLFAADSRTLTDDDVRVGQALADVATMGILSQRGIHQAELLAAQLQSALNSRVTIEQAKGVLAERRHISVDEAFTLLRGYARDHNLRLSDVARDVANGSATAAELLHGTGDRIA, encoded by the coding sequence ATGCCCGTGACTCGTGAACGACAGCTCGTCGAGACGTTCGTCGAGGTGGCTGACACCCTGGTCGACGACTTCGACGTCATCGACTTCCTGCACGTGCTCGCCGAACGGTGCGTACAGCTTCTGGACGTCGATGCCGCCGGCATCATGCTCATCGACCAGCGCGGCAACCTGCACGCCGCCGCGGCCTCCACCGAGAACGCCCGGCTGCTGGAGCTGTTCGAGCTGCAATCCGACGCCGGGCCCTGCATCGACAGCTGCCGCACCGGCACACCCGTGGTCAACGCCGACCTCACCACCAACGCCGCACGCTGGCCCCGCTTCGCCGAAGCCGCCCGAGCCTCCGGATTCGTCGCCGTCCACGCCCTGCCGCTGCGCCTGCGCGAGACCGTCATCGGCGCGTTGAACCTGTTCGCCGCCGACAGCCGGACACTGACCGACGACGACGTGCGCGTCGGCCAAGCCCTTGCCGACGTGGCGACCATGGGGATCCTGTCCCAGCGTGGCATCCACCAGGCCGAACTGCTGGCCGCCCAGCTGCAGAGCGCCCTGAACAGCCGCGTCACGATCGAACAGGCCAAGGGCGTGCTGGCCGAACGCCGCCACATCAGCGTCGACGAAGCCTTCACGCTGCTGCGCGGCTATGCCCGCGACCACAACCTGCGACTGTCCGACGTGGCCCGGGACGTCGCCAACGGCTCGGCGACCGCCGCGGAGCTGCTGCACGGAACCGGCGACCGCATCGCCTAG
- a CDS encoding NADPH:quinone reductase, protein MLASWYERQGPAADVLHVGELPDPQPGPGEVRVRVTVSGVNPGDTKKRRGWLGSSMPYPRVIPHSDAAGVIDAVGDGVDKRRIGQRVWVYGAQSYRPFGTAAQYTVVPEDLAVPLPDHLSDELGASLGIPGITAHRTVFSDGPVDGKLVLVHGVLGGVGSLAAQLARWGGATVIGTVRHSEDLDRVDLAVVSHAVALDQDDPAVAIRAHAPQGVDRIIEVSLSDNADLDTAVVANDAVIAAYATRADRTELPFWPLLFANVTLRLLGSDDFPVEAKRQAARDLTAAAAIGALTVDVGDHYPLEEIAEAHDRVDAGGRGRVLVTIPE, encoded by the coding sequence ATGTTAGCGTCCTGGTACGAACGACAGGGGCCGGCAGCCGACGTGCTCCACGTCGGCGAACTGCCCGACCCGCAGCCTGGCCCCGGCGAGGTCCGCGTCCGCGTGACCGTGTCGGGTGTGAACCCCGGTGACACCAAGAAGCGGCGCGGCTGGCTCGGCTCATCGATGCCCTACCCCCGGGTGATCCCGCACAGCGACGCGGCCGGCGTCATCGACGCCGTCGGCGACGGAGTCGACAAACGCCGCATCGGACAGCGGGTATGGGTGTACGGCGCCCAGTCCTACCGGCCGTTCGGCACCGCAGCCCAGTACACCGTCGTACCCGAGGACCTGGCGGTGCCGCTGCCGGACCACCTGAGCGACGAACTCGGGGCGAGCCTGGGTATCCCCGGGATCACCGCCCACCGCACCGTGTTCAGCGACGGCCCGGTCGACGGCAAGCTCGTGCTGGTCCACGGTGTGCTCGGCGGGGTCGGTTCGCTGGCCGCCCAACTCGCCCGGTGGGGCGGCGCCACGGTTATCGGCACCGTGCGGCACAGCGAGGACCTGGACCGTGTGGACCTGGCGGTGGTGTCCCACGCCGTCGCCCTTGACCAGGACGACCCGGCCGTAGCGATCCGCGCGCATGCGCCGCAGGGCGTGGACCGCATCATCGAGGTGTCCCTGTCCGACAACGCCGACCTGGACACCGCGGTCGTCGCGAACGACGCGGTGATCGCCGCCTACGCGACCCGCGCCGACCGGACCGAACTTCCCTTCTGGCCCCTGCTGTTCGCCAACGTGACCCTGCGCCTGCTCGGCAGCGACGACTTCCCTGTGGAGGCGAAACGCCAGGCCGCCCGAGACCTCACCGCCGCGGCTGCCATCGGCGCCCTCACCGTCGATGTCGGTGACCACTATCCGCTCGAGGAGATCGCCGAGGCCCACGACCGCGTCGACGCCGGCGGCCGAGGCCGAGTCCTGGTCACGATCCCCGAGTAG
- a CDS encoding SDR family oxidoreductase yields MSKVIFITGAGRGLGTHIAREALAAGHQVVATGRRPEEVEKTLGGPADNLLVTKLDVTSLDDAYAAAQAAVDRFGRIDVLINNAGNFFAGYFEEITPEQMRQQFETNLFGPMNVTRSVLPIMRGQRAGHVITLSSSAGLIGQEFCVAYAASKFAVEGWMESLRYDVEPYNIHTTVVEPGFFRTELLVDASTTWPEPTIADYAERTTATIAAWKNMSGQQPGDPAKLARALLTIADQKQPPLRFVAGADAIEGVKAKANELLAQAEASRELGGSLVHDDTKG; encoded by the coding sequence ATGAGCAAGGTCATCTTCATCACCGGTGCGGGTCGCGGTCTGGGCACGCACATCGCTCGCGAAGCCCTCGCGGCCGGCCATCAGGTCGTCGCCACCGGGCGCCGCCCCGAGGAGGTCGAGAAGACCCTGGGCGGGCCGGCCGACAACCTGCTGGTCACCAAGCTGGATGTCACCAGCCTGGACGACGCGTACGCGGCGGCGCAGGCCGCCGTCGACCGGTTCGGCCGCATCGACGTCCTGATCAACAACGCCGGGAACTTCTTCGCCGGCTACTTCGAGGAGATCACCCCGGAGCAGATGCGCCAGCAGTTCGAGACCAACCTGTTCGGCCCGATGAACGTCACCCGTTCCGTCCTGCCGATCATGCGCGGGCAGCGCGCCGGGCACGTCATCACCCTGTCCTCCTCTGCCGGCCTGATCGGCCAGGAGTTCTGCGTCGCCTACGCCGCCTCCAAGTTCGCCGTCGAGGGCTGGATGGAATCGCTGCGCTACGACGTGGAGCCCTACAACATCCACACCACGGTCGTGGAGCCCGGCTTCTTCCGCACCGAGCTGCTGGTCGACGCCTCCACCACCTGGCCCGAGCCGACCATCGCCGACTACGCCGAGCGCACTACCGCCACCATCGCCGCGTGGAAGAACATGAGCGGTCAGCAGCCCGGCGACCCCGCCAAGCTCGCCCGCGCCCTGCTGACCATCGCCGACCAGAAGCAGCCGCCGCTGCGCTTCGTCGCAGGCGCCGACGCCATCGAAGGCGTCAAGGCCAAGGCCAACGAACTGCTGGCCCAAGCCGAGGCCTCCCGCGAACTGGGCGGCAGCCTGGTCCACGACGACACCAAAGGCTGA
- a CDS encoding SDR family NAD(P)-dependent oxidoreductase, with protein sequence MSSKLTGTVALVTGASSGIGAATARRLAEHGAAVALVARRKDRLDDLAAEIEKAGGTALAVEADITDRSQAEAAVQQTVDRFGRLDILVNNAGLMLLGPVVGADAEDWDRMIAVNVQGLLSTTRAALPHLLHAADDGPRRAADIVNISSIAGRVAWGGYGVYNLTKFGVNGFTESLRQEVTKRHVRVGVLEPGGVDTELGSHNTSEVRDAMIDPFYAQTEVLAPEDVADGVAYMVTRPRHAAVSELWIMPTDQA encoded by the coding sequence ATGTCATCAAAACTGACCGGCACGGTCGCGCTCGTCACCGGCGCGAGCAGCGGCATCGGCGCCGCCACCGCCCGCCGGCTCGCCGAGCACGGCGCCGCGGTCGCGCTGGTGGCCCGCCGCAAGGACCGTCTGGACGACCTCGCCGCCGAGATCGAGAAGGCCGGCGGCACCGCGCTGGCGGTGGAAGCCGACATCACCGACCGTTCCCAGGCCGAGGCGGCAGTCCAGCAGACCGTCGACCGGTTCGGACGCCTGGACATCCTGGTCAACAACGCCGGCCTGATGCTGCTGGGCCCGGTCGTCGGCGCGGATGCCGAGGACTGGGACCGCATGATCGCCGTCAACGTCCAAGGCCTGCTGTCCACCACCCGAGCCGCCCTGCCGCACCTGCTGCACGCCGCCGATGACGGTCCGCGCCGGGCCGCCGACATCGTCAACATCAGCTCGATCGCCGGCCGCGTGGCCTGGGGCGGCTACGGCGTCTACAACCTCACCAAGTTCGGCGTGAACGGATTCACCGAGTCGCTGCGCCAGGAAGTCACCAAGCGGCACGTGCGAGTCGGTGTCCTGGAGCCTGGTGGCGTGGACACCGAACTGGGCTCGCACAACACCTCCGAGGTCCGCGACGCGATGATCGACCCCTTCTACGCCCAGACCGAGGTCCTCGCCCCCGAAGACGTCGCCGACGGCGTCGCCTACATGGTCACCCGGCCCCGGCACGCCGCGGTCAGCGAACTGTGGATCATGCCCACCGACCAGGCCTGA
- a CDS encoding helix-turn-helix transcriptional regulator, which yields MDRSAEIREFLRTRRARITPEQAGLAPYAGVRRVPGLRREEVAQLAGVSVDYYIRLERGRTQGVSESVLDAVARALQLDDTERDHLFDLAQPSATGARRRPPLSPQRVRPVVYQALDALTVPALIQGRRMDVLAANRLASAVFTDFQARPHRERNFARYVFLDPAARDLYADWERAAGDCVANLRLYAGRHPDDAQLTELIGELSVHSDAFRRLWAGHDVLAHTTGTKRLHHPLVGDLTLDYVVLAVEGDPDQTLVILTPEPASPSAEALAILASWTSTPLTGPHPEQTHNAAS from the coding sequence ATGGACCGCAGCGCCGAGATCCGCGAGTTCCTCCGCACCCGCCGGGCCCGGATCACCCCCGAACAAGCCGGCCTCGCCCCGTACGCGGGTGTCCGCCGGGTTCCGGGGCTGCGCCGCGAGGAAGTCGCCCAGCTCGCCGGGGTCAGCGTCGACTACTACATCCGCCTGGAGCGCGGCCGCACCCAAGGCGTCTCCGAATCCGTCCTGGACGCCGTCGCCCGCGCCCTGCAACTGGACGACACCGAACGCGACCACCTGTTCGACCTCGCCCAGCCCTCCGCCACCGGGGCCCGTCGACGTCCGCCGCTCAGCCCCCAGCGGGTTCGCCCGGTTGTGTACCAGGCTCTGGACGCACTCACCGTCCCGGCGCTCATCCAGGGGCGACGCATGGACGTCCTGGCCGCCAACCGGCTCGCCTCGGCGGTGTTCACCGACTTCCAAGCCCGGCCCCACCGCGAACGCAACTTCGCCCGCTACGTCTTCCTCGACCCGGCCGCGCGCGACCTGTACGCCGACTGGGAACGAGCCGCCGGCGACTGCGTGGCCAACCTGCGCCTGTACGCCGGACGCCACCCCGACGACGCCCAACTCACCGAGCTGATCGGCGAGCTGTCCGTACACAGCGACGCATTCCGCCGCCTATGGGCCGGCCACGATGTCCTGGCCCACACCACCGGCACCAAACGCCTGCACCATCCGCTCGTCGGCGACCTCACCCTCGACTACGTGGTCCTGGCCGTCGAAGGCGACCCCGACCAGACCCTCGTCATCCTGACCCCCGAACCCGCCTCACCCTCCGCCGAGGCCCTCGCCATCCTCGCCAGCTGGACCAGCACACCCCTGACCGGGCCGCACCCTGAACAGACTCACAACGCAGCCAGCTGA
- a CDS encoding DUF2252 family protein: MDSRPLPPCPRTGPASRPGRVRDRGRGPRGGRGVGSAGTRCLLGWGQVEGLDGVQRDSYIRQLADWKGSAVIEDMRPRGMAAYGEPCGWTLARARLYRGPHRPLRFRRPAHRRNRGQSHG, encoded by the coding sequence GTGGATTCTCGCCCGCTACCGCCGTGCCCTCGGACCGGACCGGCGAGCCGCCCTGGACGCGTTCGAGATCGTGGACGTGGCCCGCGAGGCGGTCGTGGGGTCGGCAGCGCGGGCACACGCTGCTTGCTTGGCTGGGGCCAGGTCGAGGGTCTGGACGGAGTACAGCGGGACTCCTACATCCGTCAGCTCGCGGACTGGAAGGGCAGCGCCGTCATCGAGGACATGCGCCCTCGAGGCATGGCCGCGTACGGCGAGCCATGCGGATGGACCCTGGCCCGCGCACGCCTGTACCGGGGACCGCATCGCCCTCTCCGATTTCGCCGCCCAGCGCACCGCCGAAATCGAGGGCAGAGTCACGGTTGA
- a CDS encoding DUF6325 family protein: protein MPKAAFADSIGPVDVAVIAFDGNQFNGDVAPAIAELQDNGTVRIIDLTFVFKDSDGKVAVVEAEDSAVAAAFERITKSQFDLLSDDDLASISDALEPESSAMVVVWENAWASRLGAAVRESNGRVVALDRIPRDVVLEAFQALETD from the coding sequence ATGCCGAAAGCAGCGTTCGCGGACTCGATAGGCCCGGTCGATGTAGCGGTGATCGCCTTCGACGGGAACCAGTTCAACGGCGACGTCGCTCCGGCGATCGCGGAACTGCAGGACAACGGAACGGTCCGGATCATCGACCTGACCTTCGTGTTCAAGGACAGCGACGGGAAGGTGGCGGTCGTCGAGGCCGAGGACTCCGCCGTCGCCGCGGCGTTCGAGCGCATCACGAAGTCGCAGTTCGACCTGCTCAGCGACGACGACCTGGCGTCGATCTCCGATGCCCTGGAGCCGGAGTCCTCGGCCATGGTGGTGGTCTGGGAGAACGCGTGGGCGTCCCGCCTGGGCGCCGCGGTGCGGGAGTCGAACGGCCGCGTCGTCGCCCTCGACCGGATTCCGCGGGACGTGGTCCTGGAGGCGTTCCAGGCCTTGGAGACAGATTAG
- a CDS encoding SHOCT domain-containing protein, with the protein MPRRMGRPGLIRTVGRTAVVAGTATAVSGGVRRRGAEREQAAAAQQQAAAQTQDQAQEPAPSPAMSIDDQVAKIKALGQLKDEGLLTEEEFAAEKAKILAS; encoded by the coding sequence ATGCCACGACGTATGGGGCGTCCAGGACTGATCCGCACGGTGGGGCGGACTGCGGTCGTCGCAGGCACTGCCACCGCGGTGTCCGGCGGCGTGCGCCGGAGAGGCGCCGAGCGGGAGCAGGCCGCCGCAGCGCAGCAGCAGGCCGCGGCGCAGACGCAAGACCAGGCGCAGGAGCCGGCACCGAGTCCGGCCATGTCGATCGATGACCAGGTCGCGAAGATCAAGGCGTTGGGCCAGCTCAAGGATGAGGGGCTGCTCACCGAGGAGGAGTTCGCGGCCGAGAAGGCCAAAATCCTCGCCTCATAG